The Columba livia isolate bColLiv1 breed racing homer chromosome 18, bColLiv1.pat.W.v2, whole genome shotgun sequence genome includes a region encoding these proteins:
- the LOC102098553 gene encoding myosin-1B gives MSSDSEMAIFGEAAPYLRKSEKERIEAQNKPFDAKSSVFVVHAKESYVKSTIQSREAGKVTVKTEGGETLTVKDDQIFSMNPPKYDKIEDMAMMTHLHEPAVLYNLKERYAAWMIYTYSGLFCVTVNPYKWLPVYNPEVVLAYRGKKRQEAPPHIFSISDNAYQFMLTDRENQSILITGESGAGKTVNTKRVIQYFATIAASGEKKKEEQPSGKMQGTLEDQIISANPLLEAFGNAKTVRNDNSSRFGKFIRIHFGATGKLASADIETYLLEKSRVTFQLKAERSYHIFYQIMSNKKPELIEMLLITTNPYDYQYVSQGEITVPSINDQEELMATDSAIDILGFTPDEKTAIYKLTGAVMHYGNLKFKQKQREEQAEPDGTEVADKAAYLMGLNSADLLKALCYPRVKVGNEYVTKGQTVQQVYNSVGALAKSVFEKMFLWMVVRINQQLDTKQPRQYFIGVLDIAGFEIFDFNSLEQLCINFTNEKLQQFFNHHMFVLEQEEYKKEGIEWEFIDFGMDLAACIELIEKPMGIFSILEEECMFPKATDTSFKNKLYDQHLGKSNNFQKPKPAKGKAEAHFSLVHYAGTVDYNITGWLEKNKDPLNETVVGLYQKSSLKTLALLFASVGGAEAESGGGGKKGAKKKGSSFQTVSALFRENLNKLMSNLRSTHPHFVRCLIPNETKTPGAMEHELVLHQLRCNGVLEGIRICRKGFPSRILYADFKQRYKVLNASAIPEGQFIDSKKASEKLLGSIDVDHTQYKFGHTKVFFKAGLLGLLEEMRDEKLAQLITRTQALCRGFLMRVEFKKMMERRESIFCIQYNIRAFMNVKHWPWMKLFFKIKPLLKSAESEKEMANMKEEFEKTKEELAKSEAKRKELEEKMVKLLQEKNDLQLQVQAEADGLADAEERCDQLIKTKIQLEAKIKELTERAEDEEEMNAELTAKKRKLEDECSELKKDIDDLELTLAKVEKEKHATENKVKNLTEEMAGLDETIAKLTKEKKALQEAHQQTLDDLQAEEDKVNTLTKAKTKLEQQVDDLEGSLEQEKKLRMDLERAKRKLEGDLKMNQESIMDLENDKQQLDEKLKKKDFEISQIQSKIEDEQALSMQLQKKIKELQARIEELEEEIEAERTSRAKAEKHRADLSRELEEISERLEEAGGATAAQIEMNKKREAEFQKMRRDLEEATLQHEATAAALRKKHADSTAELGEQIDNLQRVKQKLEKEKSELKMEIDDLASNMESVSKAKANLEKMCRSLEDQLSEIKTKEEEQQRTINDISAQRSRLQTESGEYSRQVEEKDALISQLSRGKQAFTQQIEELKRHLEEEIKAKNALAHALQSARHDCDLLREQYEEEQEAKGELQRALSKANSEVAQWRTKYETDAIQRTEELEEAKKKLAQRLQDAEEHVEAVNSKCASLEKTKQRLQNEVEDLMIDVERSNAACAALDKKQKNFDKILAEWKQKYEETQAELEASQKESRSLSTELFKMKNAYEESLDHLETLRRENKNLQQEISDLTEQIAEGGKAIHELEKVKKQVEQEKSELQASLEEAEASLEHEEGKILRLQLELNQVKSEIDRKIAEKDEEIDQLKRNHLRIVESMQSTLDAEIRSRNEALRLKKKMEGDLNEIEIQLSHANRQAADAQKNLRNTQGVLKDTQIHLDDALRTQEDLKEQVAMVERRANLLQAEIEELRAALEQTERCRKVAEQELMDASERVQLLHTQNTSLINTKKKLETDITQIQSEMEDTIQEARNAEEKAKKAITDAAMMAEELKKEQDTSAHLERMKKNLDQTVKDLQHRLDEAEQLALKGGKKQIQKLEARVRELEGEVDAEQKRSAEAVKGVRKYERRVKELTYQSEEDRKNVLRLQDLVDKLQMKVKSYKRQAEEAEELSNVNLTKFRKIQHELEEAEERADIAESQVNKLRAKSREIGKKAESEE, from the exons ATGTCGTCAGACTCTGAGATGGCGATCTTTGGGGAGGCAGCTCCTTACCTCCGAAAGTCAGAAAAAGAGAGAATCGAGGCCCAGAACAAGCCTTTCGATGCCAAATCATCTGTCTTTGTGGTACATGCAAAGGAATCCTATGTGAAAAGCACAATCCAGAGCAGGGAAGCAGGGAAGGTCACTGTGAAGACTGAAGGTGGAGAA ACTCTTACTGTGAAGGATGATCAAATCTTCTCCATGAACCCTCCCAAGTATGATAAAATTGAGGACATGGCCATGATGACCCACCTCCACGAACCTGCTGTGCTGTACAACCTCAAAGAGCGTTATGCAGCCTGGATGATCTAC ACCTACTCGGGTCTCTTCTGCGTCACCGTCAACCCCTACAAGTGGCTGCCGGTGTACAACCCGGAGGTGGTGTTGGCCTACCGAGGCAAGAAGCGCCAGGAGGCCCCTCCACAcatcttctccatctctgacaACGCCTATCAGTTCATGTTGACTG ATCGCGAGAACCAGTCGATCCTGATCAC CGGAGAATCCGGTGCAGGGAAGACTGTGAACACCAAGCGTGTCATCCAGTACTTTGCAACAATTGCAGCCAgtggggagaagaagaaagaggagcagCCATCAGGCAAAATGCAG GGGACGCTTGAGGATCAAATCATCAGTGCCAACCCACTGCTGGAGGCTTTTGGTAATGCCAAAACCGTGAGGAATGACAACTCCTCACGCTTT GGTAAATTCATCAGAATCCATTTTGGTGCCACAGGGAAACTGgcttcagctgacattgaaACAT ATCTGCTGGAGAAGTCCAGAGTCACTTTCCAGCTCAAGGCAGAAAGAAGCTACCACATCTTCTATCAGATCATGTCCAACAAGAAGCCAGAGCTAATTG AGATGTTACTGATCACCACCAACCCATATGACTATCAGTATGTGAGTCAAGGTGAGATCACAGTACCCAGCATTAATGACCAGGAAGAGCTGATGGCCACAGAT AGTGCCATTGACATCCTGGGCTTCACTCCTGATGAGAAGACAGCCATTTACAAGCTGACCGGGGCCGTCATGCACTACGGCAACCTGAAGTTCAAGCAGAAGCAGCgtgaggagcaggcagagccgGACGGCACAGAAG TTGCTGACAAGGCTGCCTACCTGATGGGTCTGAACTCAGCAGACCTGCTCAAGGCCCTCTGCTATCCCCGAGTCAAGGTTGGCAATGAATATGTGACCAAGGGTCAAACCGTGCAGCAG gtgtacAATTCAGTAGGTGCCCTGGCAAAATCTGTCTTTGAGAAGATGTTTCTGTGGATGGTTGTTCGCATCAACCAACAGCTGGATACCAAGCAGCCCAGACAGTACTTCATTGGTGTCCTGGACATTGCTGGCTTTGAGATCTTTGAT TTCAACAGCCTGGAGCAGCTGTGCATCAACTTCACCAACGAGAAACTGCAACAGTTCTTCAACCACCACATGTtcgtgctggagcaggaggagtaCAAGAAGGAGGGAATTGAATGGGAGTTCATAGACTTTGGGATGGACCTGGCTGCCTGCATTGAGCTCATTGAGAAG CCCATGGGCATCTTCTCCATCCTGGAAGAGGAGTGCATGTTCCCCAAGGCAACTGACACCTCTTTCAAGAACAAGCTCTATGACCAACATCTGGGCAAGTCCAACAACTTCCAGAAGCCCAAACCTGCCAAAGGCAAGGCTGAGGCTCACTTCTCCCTGGTGCACTACGCTGGCACGGTGGACTACAACATCACTGGCTGGCTGGAGAAGAACAAGGACCCTCTGAATGAAACTGTTGTGGGGCTGTACCAGAAATCATCCTTGAAGACACTGGCCTTACTCTTTGCCTCTGTTGGTGGGGCAGAAgcag AGAGTGGTGGCGGTGGCAAGAAGGGTGCCAAGAAGAAGGGTTCTTCTTTCCAGACTGTCTCAGCTCTTTTCCGG GAAAATTTAAACAAGCTGATGAGCAATCTTCGAAGCACACATCCCCATTTTGTGCGATGCCTTATTCCCAACGAAACAAAAACACCAG GTGCCATGGAACACGAGCTGGTGCTGCATCAGCTGCGGTGTAACGGTGTGCTGGAAGGGATAAGAATTTGCAGGAAAGGATTCCCCAGCAGAATCCTCTATGCTGACTTTAAACAGAG GTACAAGGTGCTTAATGCCAGCGCCATCCCAGAGGGACAGTTCATCGATAGCAAGAAGGCTTCTGAGAAGCTTCTTGGGTCAATCGATGTGGACCACACCCAGTACAAATTTGGCCACACCAAG GTGTTCTTCAAAGCTGGGCTGCTGGGACTGCTGGAGGAGATGAGGGATGAGAAGCTGGCACAGCTCATCACCCGCACACAGGCCTTGTGCAGGGGCTTCCTGATGAGAGTGGAGTTCAAGAAAATGATGGAGAGGAG GGAGTCTATCTTCTGCATCCAGTACAACATCCGTGCATTCATGAATGTGAAGCACTGGCCCTGGATGAAGTTGTTCTTCAAGATCAAGCCCTTGCTGAAGAGTGCAGAATCTGAGAAGGAGATGGCCAACATGAAAGAGGAGTTTGAGAAAACGAAGGAAGAGCTTGCAAAGTCTGAGGCAAAGaggaaggagctggaggagaaaatgGTGAAactgctgcaggagaaaaatgaCCTGCAGCTCCAAGTGCAGGCG GAAGCTGATGGTTTGGCTGATGCTGAGGAAAGATGTGACCAGCtcatcaaaaccaaaatccagCTGGAAGCCAAAATCAAGGAGCTAACAGAGAGagcagaagatgaagaagagatGAATGCTGAGCTGACAGCCAAGAAGAGGAAACTGGAGGATGAATgttcagagctgaagaaagacATTGATGACCTTGAGTTAACACTGGCAAAggttgaaaaggaaaaacatgccACCGAAAACAAG GTGAAAAACCTGACAGAGGAGATGGCAGGTCTGGATGAGACCATCGCCAAGctgacaaaagagaagaaagcccTCCAAGAGGCCCATCAGCAGACGCTGGATGACCTGCAGGCAGAAGAGGACAAAGTCAACACGCTGACCAAAGCCAAGACCAAGCTGGAGCAGCAAGTGGACGAT CTGGAAGGGTCCCTGGAGCAAGAGAAGAAACTGCGCATGGACCTTGAGAGAGCTAAGAGGAAACTCGAAGGAGACCTGAAGATGAACCAGGAATCCATAATGGATTTGGAAAATGAtaagcagcagctggatgagaaattaaagaa GAAAGACTTTGAGATCAGCCAGATCCAGAGCAAGATCGAGGATGAGCAAGCCCTGAGCATGCAATTACAGAAGAAGATCAAGGAGCTTCAG GCCCGTATTGAGGAACTGGAGGAGGAAATTGAAGCCGAGCGAACCTCTCGGGCAAAAGCCGAGAAGCATCGTGCTGACCTCTCCAGGGAGCTAGAGGAGATCAGCGAGCGCCTGGAAGAAGCAGGAGGGGCCACGGCAGCTCAGATCGAGATGAACAAGAAGCGTGAGGCAGAGTTTCAGAAGATGCGTCGCGACCTGGAAGAGGCCACGCTGCAGCACGAAGCCACGGCTGCCGCCCTGCGCAAGAAGCACGCGGACAGCACAGCTGAGCTTGGGGAGCAGATCGACAACCTGCAGCGAGTGaagcagaagctggagaaggagaagagcgAGCTGAAGATGGAGATTGATGACTTGGCCAGTAACATGGAGTCTGTCTCCAAAGCCAAG GCAAATCTGGAGAAGATGTGTCGCTCCCTAGAAGATCAGCTCAGTGAGATTAAGACAAAGGAAGAGGAACAACAGCGTACAATTAATGACATTAGTGCTCAGAGATCTCGGCTGCAAACAGAATCTg GCGAATATTCACGTCAGGTGGAGGAAAAAGATGCTCTGATTTCTCAGCTGTCAAGAGGCAAGCAGGCATTCACCCAACAGATTGAGGAACTCAAGAGGCACCTAGAAGAAGAGATAAAG GCCAAGAACGCCCTGGCCCACGCCCTGCAGTCTGCTCGCCACGACTGTGACTTGCTCCGGGAACAAtatgaggaggagcaggaagccAAGGGGGAGCTGCAGCGTGCGCTGTCCAAGGCCAACAGCGAAGTGGCCCAGTGGAGAACCAAATACGAGACTGACGCTATTCAGCGCacggaggagctggaggaggccaA GAAGAAGCTGGCACAGCGCCTGCAAGATGCAGAGGAACATGTTGAAGCTGTGAATTCCAAATGTGCCTCCCTGgaaaagacaaagcagaggctgcagaaTGAAGTGGAGGACCTGATGATTGATGTGGAGAGATCAAATGCTGCCTGTGCAGCTCTGGATAAGAAGCAGAAGAACTTTGACAAG ATCCTGGCAGAATGGAAACAGAAGTACGAGGAGACACAGGCTGAGCTGGAAGCCTCCCAGAAGGAGTCTCGCTCTCTCAGCACGGAGCTCTTTAAGATGAAGAATGCCTATGAGGAGTCCTTGGACCACCTGGAAACGCTGAGGCGGGAGAACAAGAACTTGCAGC AGGAGATTTCCGACCTCACGGAGCAGAttgcagagggaggaaaggcgATTCATGAGCTGGAGAAAGTCAAGAAGCAGGTTGAGCAGGAGAAATCTGAACTCCAAGCCTCCCTGGAGGAAGCTGAG GCCTCCCTGGAACATGAAGAGGGGAAGATTCTGCGCCTCCAGCTTGAGCTCAACCAGGTGAAGTCAGAGATTGACAGGAAGATAGCAGAGAAAGATGAGGAGATTGACCAGCTGAAGAGAAACCACCTCCGAATTGTGGAGTCCATGCAGAGCACCCTGGATGCTGAGATCAGGAGCAGGAATGAAGCCCTGAGGCTGAAGAAGAAGATGGAGGGAGACCTAAACGAAATAGAGATCCAGCTGAGCCATGCCAACCGCCAGGCTGCAGACGCACAAAAGAACCTGAGGAACACCCAGGGAGTGCTCAAG GACACCCAGATACACTTGGATGATGCTCTGAGGACACAGGAGGACCTGAAGGAGCAGGTGGCCATGGTGGAGCGCAGAGCAAACCTGTTGCAGGCTGAAATTGAGGAGCTACGGGCAGCACTAGAACAAACAGAGAGGTGTAGAAAGGTGGCTGAGCAGGAACTGATGGATGCAAGTGAGCGTGTGCAGCTCCTCCATACCCAG AACACCAGCTTGATCAATACCAAGAAGAAGCTGGAAACAGACATTACCCAAATTCAGAGTGAAATGGAGGATACGATCCAGGAAGCCCGCAATGCTGAAGAGAAAGCCAAGAAGGCCATCACAGAT GCAGCCATGATGGCAGAAGAGCTGAAGAAGGAGCAGGACACCAGCGCCCACCTGGAGAGGATGAAGAAGAACCTGGACCAGACAGTGAAGGACCTGCAGCACCGTCTGGACGAGGCTGAGCAGTTGGCCCTGAAGGGAGGCAAGAAGCAAATCCAGAAGCTGGAGGCCAGA GTGCGGGAGCTGGAAGGGGAGGTTGATGCTGAGCAGAAGCGCAGCGCTGAAGCCGTGAAGGGTGTGCGCAAGTACGAGAGGAGGGTGAAGGAGCTGACCTACCAG TCTGAGGAAGACCGGAAGAACGTTCTCAGGCTCCAGGATCTCGTAGACAAGCTGCAAATGAAAGTTAAATCCTACAAGAGACAAGCTGAAGAGGCT